One Pyrococcus furiosus DSM 3638 genomic window, ACTCCTTGCTACTCAATCCAGTGTCCTTGATTCTTGGAAAGATGTAAAATGCTCCTTTAGGTTCAACTGTGGGCAGTCCCATTTCATTAAGTCTTTTCCACACTAGATTCCTTCTCCTCTCATATTCCTTTCTCATTTCCTCAACTGCCTTCCAGCTTCTCTCGTCTCTTAGTGCTTTGGCTGCTGCGTATTGTATAAAGGTTACTGGACACGTTGCGTTGTACATTTGGAACTTTACCATCTTTTCAATTACCCAGGAAGGCGCTACTACAAAGCCAAGTCTCCATCCGGTCATTGCAAACGTTTTTGAGAAGCCATTAACTGTTATTGTTCTCCCAAACATTCCATCCAAGGCTGCTATACTGTAATGCTTAGCTCCGTCATATATGAAGTGTTCATAAACTTCATCGCTTATTATCATTAGATCATGCTCATTTGCAAAGTCAGCTATTTCTTCGAGGTCTTTTTTAGTTAGCACTGCTCCAGTGGGATTATTTGGTGAGTTTATTATTAACGCTCTTGTCTTTTCGCTAACGTGTTTTTTCAGATCATCGACGTTTATTCTAAACTCGTTATCCTCATATGTGGGAACTTCCACTGGCTTTCCACCTGCTAAAATTACCGCGGGAGCATAACTCACGAACATTGGACTTGGGATCAATACCTCCTCCCCATCCTTTAGAAAGGTTGCTAGGCTCATTAGAAAGGCTTGATTCGCCCCAACTAAAACCATTATCTCACTGTTTGGATCTGCCTCAATTCCATTCTGTTTCTTTAACTTCTCTGCTATGGCTTCCCTAAGTTCAGGTAATCCAACGTTAGGACCATAA contains:
- a CDS encoding pyridoxal phosphate-dependent aminotransferase, whose product is MALSDKLDLVNPSEIRKLFDLAAGMKDVISLGIGEPDFDTPAHIKEYAKEGLDKGLTHYGPNVGLPELREAIAEKLKKQNGIEADPNSEIMVLVGANQAFLMSLATFLKDGEEVLIPSPMFVSYAPAVILAGGKPVEVPTYEDNEFRINVDDLKKHVSEKTRALIINSPNNPTGAVLTKKDLEEIADFANEHDLMIISDEVYEHFIYDGAKHYSIAALDGMFGRTITVNGFSKTFAMTGWRLGFVVAPSWVIEKMVKFQMYNATCPVTFIQYAAAKALRDERSWKAVEEMRKEYERRRNLVWKRLNEMGLPTVEPKGAFYIFPRIKDTGLSSKEFSELMLMEAKVAVVPGSAFGRAGEGYIRISYATAYEKLEEAMNRMEKVLKEKKLI